TCTTCCCGGGTACAACGGTTTCGATTCATCACCCGGGTTATACGCAATTCTACCGGAGCGGTTACTGTCCAGACCTTGTCGAGAAGCTGTTCGAGACCCGACTCGAACAATATCGCCGATTCCAGAAAAACAAATTCTTTATTTCGAGTCAGAGTCCATTCCTCAAAGTCTTGCCTTACGACAGGATGTACAATAGAATTTACCTGTTTACGCAAATCATCATTACCAAAAATAGCTGATGCCACTTGCGCCCGATCGAGGGTATTTCCTGTATATACGTCACCTAACAAACCTGTGAGCCCGCTGCGTATCGTCACAGACTCTTCCATCAGTTTGCGAGCCTTTATATCCGTATCATACACAGGATAACCGCAAAGCCGTATAAAACGGCTTACCAAAGACTTTCCACTCCCTATACCTCCAGTAATACCAATTGTTACCATATCCCTGTTTTCACTTCTAAAATAAACTCGGCACTATCGGGGACAACCTCTATATTATTAATATAAGCAGGCTTTTCCATTACCTTTAACGGAATCTTATTCCCCTTGGCTTTTTTTACATCGTCGAAATCGACCCCTACGGAAAAATCATCGACCGGAATTTTCGAAAAACGACTTACCGGAACCATGAAGTTTAAATCTACTGTCGCCGGAAACGTCACCATTGAGATACCGGTTGGTAAATTATACTGATTAATAGGAAGCGATATCTTTTTAGAAGTAAGTTCCTCAACAGGGACTGTTACATTAAGTAGGTCAGGGACAATTTTAGCACCTCTTATTTTATGTAACGGCAAATTAAAAGTTGTTGTATCGGTCAGTGATTTCAATGTAAAAGAATCGGTAACGACTTCTTTAATATTTTTCAATATCGATGTAGGTGCATAAACTGTAACCGAATCGCTGCTCAGTTTTATCGGGCCACTGATTATGCATTGCGGAACAGTAGATACCGAACCTTTGAGATGCACTTTAAATTTACGTCCCTTATTATTTGTAAAATATACCGGAATAGAATCGGGAGTGTAGTACAATAAGTTCGTAGTATTCTTTAACTGTTTTCTTATAAGTGAAGAAAGTTGAGGCGAATTTATAACAAATACTCCCCTATTATTTTTATAATGGTTGAAATCGATGGTTATCGGAGACAGACGATCGACGATATAACTCATTAAAACCGTACCTTTATCCCGTAATCGGACATTTATTTTTTGAGGAAGTTCCGATGTGATCATCACCTGTTCTGGAATATCCGTATATTTTACAGGGATCGAAAAGTTTCCTTCCGCATCTTCATTCAACGACTGTAAAATCCAAAAAAGAAAAGACAAAGCAAGAAAAAAGAGAAAAGTCAGAAATTCTCGGCTTCTCTCGTTTTTAAAAAGCGTTTTAATCTTTCTCCGAATACGGGTATTCCAATACTTTACCTTTTTATTTCTCATACAACCTGCCAATAAGTAAGTCTCATAAAACAAAGATAAAGTTTTTTATCGTAATCGTGAGAGATTACCCATAAAAAACTTTATCTGTAACAATCGGGGAAAATATTCCCCGAAAAAAATCATTTTAATAAAGACTATTTCGCAGCCTGTTGTTGTGAAGAATCGGCGGCAGTTGCATAAATAGAACCTTTATCGATGCGGATACGTACGTTTTCGGCAATTTCAAGAATGACCTCCGTATCTTTCATTTCTTTGATCTTTCCATAGATACCTCCGGCTGTAATTACCCGGTCACCGACTTTAAGGCTTTCCCGAAATTTACGTATTTCCTTCTGCTTTTTTGTCTGAGGACGGATCATAAAGAAATAGAATATAGCCACCAAAGCAACCATCATGATAATACTCGACCAAGGCGAGGACTGCTGCGCTCCGGCAGGTGCCGCATCTAAAAGAACTGTAAGTAAAGTCATAATTAAAAATAATTTGTTAATAATGTTTCATTTCCTAAGGAAGAAGTATCTCCTTAACGATACAAATATATAACAATTTAATTATTCTTTTGTTAGAGAACCTTCTTTTTTTAACTGGTTTACGATCGTATCCAGTATACCGTTGATAAAATGTCCGCTTTTAGGCGTACTATATGATTTTGCCATTTCGATATACTCGTTTAAAGATACTTTTACAGGAATCGAAGGGATAGTCTCGATCTCGGCCAACGCAACCAGCATAATAACGATATCCATAAAAGCAACCCTATCGATTTCCCAATTACGAGTGTGCTGGTCGATAAGTTCTTTGTTCGAGTCTGCTTTCAAAATCGCATTCCGGAAAAGTTCTTTTGCAAACGTAGCATCATCCTCATCTTTAAACATAGGCAGGAGAGTCTGCTCATTGTCACTTTTCTCATCGAAACGCTTAATAGTTTTCAGCACAAAAGTAGAAATAATATCGAAATCATCGTTCCAGTAAAGGCTGATCGATTCGAGGGCATCCAGCAATTCCTGATTACCGATAATAATATGCTTGAATATTCTACGCCAAAATTCCCGATCGGCTTCATAAGAGTCTTCTTCAGACACCATATATTCTTTATAAATATCGGAAGCAAGAATTTTATCCAGTAAAATACGAATAAAATCGGAATCGTTTTTCCACGATATCTTGTTTTCTTTTATGTAATCCGATAATGCATGATTCGCTTTTAACTGAGCGACAAAACGATTATGAATAAAACGAGGATTCGGATTTTTTTCTTCCTGAGTAGCCAGATATTTTGTCCGAGCTACTTCTATACGAGAGTATTGAGCATCGGTAAGTTCAATCATTAACAATAATAGCATATGATACAACTCATAAGCCTTATTTAAACTAAAGAACAATTCCTTTTCGGAAGCATCCATATTTTTATCTTCTTTAAGAAAATAAGAATAAAGGATCTGGACAACTTTAATACGGATCAAAATTCGATTTATCATTATTATTCCGGCTATTTTTATTTGCGTCCGCAAAGTTATTACAATTTTATCTTAATGCAGGTATAAACTCTCTATTTTTTGACAAGAAGCGCATGAGTAAATACTTTTTATTGTTTTTTATAAAAATGATCGTTCTCTAATTCTGATTTTCAAAAAAAAATAATCATATTTGTAAAGGAATATTATATAAATAATTTAGGCTTATTAATTAATTGAGTTGTAGTATGAGTATTATTAAAACAGAGCAAAAAACTACGGACATTATTTTTTCTAAATCATTAAAAACCGGTAAGCGTTTATATTATATAGATGTGAAAAAAAATCGGAAAGAAGAAATGTTCATTGCCATTACAGAAAGTAAAAAAATCATTAACAATAATGATAATCCGGTCATTCAATTTGAAAAGCATAAAATATTTCTCTATCAAGAAGATTTTGAAAAATTCTACAATAATTTACTGGAAACGATGCAGTATATCCAAGAAAATTCAGATACTACCTCCCCAGTAAACACTAAATTGTCAAATGATTCGGAAACAGTAATTGAAATCGAAAAGAACGAGGTAAAAATATAGTTGCCCGATATAAAAATGAGTGCGTAATATATATTACGCACTCATTTTTATGCCCGTTATTATTAAAGATTCATCAACTTAAATCCGACATAGTAACTTCTCGGCTGGGAAGGCCCATAAATATATTGGGAATCCCTGTCGGCATTTTTATCAAAATCCCGTTGTCTGCTGTCGAATATATTTTGTACACCAGCATCGACCTGAAGAATCAAATTCCGATACAATTTAAAATCGTAACTCAGCTTCGGACTCATATCAAAAAACAAGGGACTTTGTTCGAGCCTGTCATGCTGGATATAACCGGCAAAGTGAGGAACATACATTTTTCCGGTAAAAGTACCAGAAAGATATACTTTAAATGCCTTGGTTACATTATAAGTATAAGTAAGATAGCCGTAATAATCGGGTGTTCGCAACATATTCCTCACCGGTGCTGCTTCATCAGACCATATATGATCAGCTTTATATCTACTACGTTGTAAAGTAAAACCCATCTGTAACTGGCTAAGATTCCCGTATGCAAGTTTTCCATCGAGATTTATCCCATATACACGTGCTCCTTTACCGTTTCTTCGTTCTTGTACCGAATAGCCGTTTTCATCGGGTAGAGGTTCGAGAACAAATACATTCCGTAAATCGGTATAAAATGCTTCACCCAACAAATTACCCTGCCAGACGCCCCAATTTCCGTATAAATCGACAGAAGCGCTATAACTCAATGACCGTTCTTCTTTAAGATTAGGAGCCAGCTTTATCACCATCCCCTGACCACCGACCATCGAGACATGCAAATCTTCATCATAGGCTTGAGGAGCCCTGAAGCCAGTAGAAAAGGTTAAACGGCTTTGAACAGCCTCACTGGGTTTATATAAAAAATTCACTCTTGGACTGAATATCAGACGATGGATTAGGTTATGTTTATCTACCCGGGCACCTACTAATATCGAATAATAATTATCTTTCCACTCATTTTGGAAATAGCCGCTTCCTATTTTTACTTGTTGATCGAGATGACGGTTATAGCCGGTCATCTCATCTTTTAATCCATTCGACTGATATTCTACTCCGGCTGTAAATGTTCCCGGTGAAAAAAGAAAATGAGAATAATTCAGAACATAAGTACCGCCGGTTACCCAAGTCATATCGGTAGTCTTTCCGTATGCATTCTCATCTTGATGCGAGCCATAATAACTGTCGCGAGATATATGTTGCAAAGACCCGTATAACGAAAGTTTATGTTTATATTCTTTAAAAAATATATCGTATGTCGCACTCCCGCCATTAATATAATGATTAGTTTGCTCGGCTATATCAGCCTTGTGCGGAGGTTCATCAAACATATTCCCTCCCCGTCTGTATTCGTATGCAGTATGATACTCAAGAGTCAACCGACTCATCTTTGTAGGTCGTAAGAATCCTCTCATACCGAAATTACGACTATCAAGTTTGGGTAATTCGCTGAATCCATCACCATCGATATCTACCG
The window above is part of the Coprobacter tertius genome. Proteins encoded here:
- a CDS encoding TonB-dependent receptor encodes the protein MKRILSVIVCVFIYLTAMAVNPVNYSFKGVIKDKKTGESLPYISVYIEELSGNKFESVPGHRHRFEHSYNLSYMSDEKGEFLANVPHDGRYEVKVTGVGYLPLVKTIEVKNGKSPDLELMLDTQVFQTPEVVVSANRNETNRKDAPVIVNVLNMKTFETVNSCDLSKALNFQSGLRVETDCQNCGFSQVRINGLDGPYSQILIDSRPVLSALAGVYGLEQLPTNMIDRVEIVRGGGSALFGSNAVAGTINIITKDPVNNSFRAATNFTAINGNAWESVVDGNVSLVSDDHKYGLSAYQFFRKRSPVDIDGDGFSELPKLDSRNFGMRGFLRPTKMSRLTLEYHTAYEYRRGGNMFDEPPHKADIAEQTNHYINGGSATYDIFFKEYKHKLSLYGSLQHISRDSYYGSHQDENAYGKTTDMTWVTGGTYVLNYSHFLFSPGTFTAGVEYQSNGLKDEMTGYNRHLDQQVKIGSGYFQNEWKDNYYSILVGARVDKHNLIHRLIFSPRVNFLYKPSEAVQSRLTFSTGFRAPQAYDEDLHVSMVGGQGMVIKLAPNLKEERSLSYSASVDLYGNWGVWQGNLLGEAFYTDLRNVFVLEPLPDENGYSVQERRNGKGARVYGINLDGKLAYGNLSQLQMGFTLQRSRYKADHIWSDEAAPVRNMLRTPDYYGYLTYTYNVTKAFKVYLSGTFTGKMYVPHFAGYIQHDRLEQSPLFFDMSPKLSYDFKLYRNLILQVDAGVQNIFDSRQRDFDKNADRDSQYIYGPSQPRSYYVGFKLMNL
- a CDS encoding DUF3276 family protein; translated protein: MSIIKTEQKTTDIIFSKSLKTGKRLYYIDVKKNRKEEMFIAITESKKIINNNDNPVIQFEKHKIFLYQEDFEKFYNNLLETMQYIQENSDTTSPVNTKLSNDSETVIEIEKNEVKI
- the nusB gene encoding transcription antitermination factor NusB → MINRILIRIKVVQILYSYFLKEDKNMDASEKELFFSLNKAYELYHMLLLLMIELTDAQYSRIEVARTKYLATQEEKNPNPRFIHNRFVAQLKANHALSDYIKENKISWKNDSDFIRILLDKILASDIYKEYMVSEEDSYEADREFWRRIFKHIIIGNQELLDALESISLYWNDDFDIISTFVLKTIKRFDEKSDNEQTLLPMFKDEDDATFAKELFRNAILKADSNKELIDQHTRNWEIDRVAFMDIVIMLVALAEIETIPSIPVKVSLNEYIEMAKSYSTPKSGHFINGILDTIVNQLKKEGSLTKE
- a CDS encoding YbbR-like domain-containing protein, producing the protein MRNKKVKYWNTRIRRKIKTLFKNERSREFLTFLFFLALSFLFWILQSLNEDAEGNFSIPVKYTDIPEQVMITSELPQKINVRLRDKGTVLMSYIVDRLSPITIDFNHYKNNRGVFVINSPQLSSLIRKQLKNTTNLLYYTPDSIPVYFTNNKGRKFKVHLKGSVSTVPQCIISGPIKLSSDSVTVYAPTSILKNIKEVVTDSFTLKSLTDTTTFNLPLHKIRGAKIVPDLLNVTVPVEELTSKKISLPINQYNLPTGISMVTFPATVDLNFMVPVSRFSKIPVDDFSVGVDFDDVKKAKGNKIPLKVMEKPAYINNIEVVPDSAEFILEVKTGIW
- the yajC gene encoding preprotein translocase subunit YajC, which encodes MTLLTVLLDAAPAGAQQSSPWSSIIMMVALVAIFYFFMIRPQTKKQKEIRKFRESLKVGDRVITAGGIYGKIKEMKDTEVILEIAENVRIRIDKGSIYATAADSSQQQAAK
- the coaE gene encoding dephospho-CoA kinase (Dephospho-CoA kinase (CoaE) performs the final step in coenzyme A biosynthesis.), coding for MVTIGITGGIGSGKSLVSRFIRLCGYPVYDTDIKARKLMEESVTIRSGLTGLLGDVYTGNTLDRAQVASAIFGNDDLRKQVNSIVHPVVRQDFEEWTLTRNKEFVFLESAILFESGLEQLLDKVWTVTAPVELRITRVMNRNRCTREDVLARIEAQMDEEEKCRRADVIIYNDDCSAVIPQILAQLSSM